A window from Salminus brasiliensis chromosome 7, fSalBra1.hap2, whole genome shotgun sequence encodes these proteins:
- the phb2b gene encoding prohibitin-2b — MANKEPSRLLQILKDVASRMSGSKGPGLGVKLLIGAGALAYGVKEATYTVEGGQRAIIFSRIGGMQMETVLSEGLHFRIPWFQYPIIYDIRARPRKISSLTGSKDLQMVNIALRVLSRPVASNLPHLYQHLGKDYDERVLPSIVNEVLKSVVAKFNASQLITQRAQVSLLIRRELFERAKDFNIILDDVAITELSFSKEYTAAVEAKQVAQQEAQRAQFFVEKAKQEQKQKIIQAEGEAQAAKMLGEAVTKNPGYLKLRRIRAAQAIAKTVSASQNRVYLNADSLVLNLQDDSFNNLSLGKK, encoded by the exons ATGGCGAATAAAGAGCCCAGC AGGTTACTTCAGATCCTCAAGGATGTTGCCAGTCGCATGTCTGGCTCAAAAGGCCCAGGACTTGGAGTGAAATTACTGATTGGAGCTGGCGCACTTGCCTATGGAGTCAAGGAGGCCACATATACAG TGGAGGGTGGTCAGCGAGCAATCATCTTTAGCAGAATTGGTGGAATGCAAATGGAAACTGTTCTATCTGAGGGGCTCCACTTCAG GATACCATGGTTTCAGTACCCCATTATATATGATATCCGAGCAAGACCACGGAAGATTTCCTCTTTGACTGGAAGTAAAG ACCTTCAGATGGTGAACATTGCGCTGCGTGTGTTGTCACGACCTGTGGCCTCCAACCTTCCTCACTTGTACCAGCATCTGGGGAAGGACTACGATGAACGTGTGCTGCCTTCTATTGTAAATGAGGTCCTAAAGAGTGTGGTGGCCAAATTCAATGCATCCCAGCTCATTACGCAAAGAGCTCAG GTTTCTTTGCTGATTCGTCGGGAGCTGTTTGAGCGGGCTAAAGACTTCAACATCATTCTCGATGATGTGGCCATCACAGAACTGAGCTTCAGTAAAGAGTATACAGCTGCTGTGGAGGCCAAACAAGTTG CCCAGCAGGAGGCCCAGAGAGCTCAGTTCTTTGTGGAGAAAGCCAAACAAGAACAGAAGCAGAAGATTATCCAAGCTGAAGGAGAAGCTCAAGCAGCTAAAATG TTAGGAGAGGCGGTAACAAAGAATCCTGGATACCTAAAGCTCAGAAGAATCCGAGCTGCTCAGGCTATCGCCAAAACG GTTTCAGCCTCCCAGAACAGAGTGTACCTGAATGCAGATAGTCTAGTCCTGAACCTCCAGGATGACTCTTTTAACAA TTTGTCACTTGGAAAGAAGTAA
- the pde6d gene encoding retinal rod rhodopsin-sensitive cGMP 3',5'-cyclic phosphodiesterase subunit delta: MSSDEDRAKEILKGFKLNWMNLRDAETGKVLWQGTEDLSVPGVEHEARVPKKILKCKAVSRELNFSSSEKLEKFRLEQKVLFKGQCLEEWFFEFGFVIPNSTNTWQSLIEAAPESQMMPANVLTGNVVIETKFYDDELHVSTSRVRLFYV, encoded by the exons ATGTCTTCGGATGAAGACAGGGCGAAGGAGATCCTGAAGGGCTTTAAACT AAACTGGATGAACCTGAGGGATGCAGAGACGGGGAAGGTTCTCTGGCAGGGTACTGAAGATCTCTCTGTTCCTGGTGTAGAACATGAAG CTCGAGTTCCCAAGAAGATCTTGAAATGTAAAGCTGTCTCCAGAGAGCTTAATTTCTCCTCATCAGAAAAACTGGAAAAATTCCGCCTGGAACAAAAAGTGCTCTTCAAAGGCCAGTGTCTAGAAG AGTGGTTCTTTGAATTTGGCTTTGTGATACCCAATTCTACCAACACATGGCAGTCTTTGATAGAGGCAGCACCAGAGTCACAGATGATGCCTGCTAACGTGTTAAC tggaaatgttgttatAGAGACCAAGTTCTACGATGACGAGCTTCACGTCAGCACCTCCCGGGTACGACTTTTCTACGTCtga